From a region of the Oryzias melastigma strain HK-1 linkage group LG4, ASM292280v2, whole genome shotgun sequence genome:
- the LOC112150657 gene encoding 40S ribosomal protein S27-like — translation MSLAKDLLHPSLPEEMRRHKKRRLVQTPNSYFMDVKCLGCYRITTVFSHAQTVVVCPGCSIILCSPSGGKCRVTSGCAFRKKHP, via the exons CTGGCCAAAGATCTGCTGCATCCCAGTCTGCCAGAGGAGATGAGGAGGCACAAGAAGAGGCGGCTGGTGCAGACTCCCAATTCCTACTTCATGGACGTCAAATGTTTGG GCTGCTACCGGATCACCACCGTCTTCAGCCACGCTCAGACAGTGGTGGTTTGTCCCGGCTGCTCCATCATCCTCTGCAGTCCGAGTGGAGGCAAATGCAGAGTAACCTCAG GCTGCGCCTTCAGGAAGAAACATCCGTAA